A single region of the Stenotrophomonas sp. Marseille-Q4652 genome encodes:
- the infC gene encoding translation initiation factor IF-3: protein MSTPDNKQNRKNHEIRVPRVRVIGSDGEMIGVLSRDEALSMAEDEGLDLVEIQPQADPPVCKIMDFGKFKFEMQKKANEAKKRTKQVEIKEVKFRPVTDEGDYQIKLRKMRGFLEDGDKIKVNIRFRGREMSHQELGREMANRIEADLGEDIVIESRPRLEGRQMVMMIAPKKK from the coding sequence ATCAGCACCCCTGACAACAAACAGAACCGCAAGAATCATGAAATCCGTGTGCCGCGCGTCCGCGTGATCGGCAGCGACGGAGAGATGATTGGCGTGTTGTCGCGCGACGAAGCGCTGTCGATGGCCGAGGACGAAGGCCTGGACCTGGTCGAGATCCAGCCGCAGGCGGATCCGCCGGTCTGCAAGATCATGGACTTCGGCAAGTTCAAGTTTGAAATGCAGAAGAAGGCCAACGAGGCCAAGAAGCGCACCAAGCAGGTCGAGATCAAGGAAGTGAAGTTCCGTCCGGTCACGGACGAGGGCGACTACCAGATCAAGCTCCGCAAGATGCGCGGCTTCCTGGAAGATGGCGACAAGATCAAGGTCAACATCCGCTTCCGTGGCCGTGAGATGAGCCACCAGGAGCTGGGTCGTGAGATGGCCAACCGCATCGAGGCCGACCTGGGCGAGGACATCGTGATCGAATCGCGCCCGCGCCTTGAAGGCCGGCAGATGGTCATGATGATCGCGCCGAAGAAGAAGTAA
- the rpmI gene encoding 50S ribosomal protein L35 — MPKIKTNRAAAKRFRKTASGKYKAGHANRSHILTKKATKRKRNLRQTNHVRAEDAGRLDRMLPYL, encoded by the coding sequence ATGCCCAAGATCAAGACCAACCGGGCGGCGGCCAAGCGTTTCCGCAAGACCGCATCCGGCAAGTACAAGGCTGGCCACGCCAACCGTAGCCACATCCTCACCAAGAAGGCGACCAAGCGGAAGCGTAACCTGCGTCAGACGAACCACGTCCGCGCAGAAGACGCAGGCCGTCTGGACCGCATGCTCCCGTACCTCTGA
- the rplT gene encoding 50S ribosomal protein L20: MARVKRGVQARRRHKKILTLAKGYYNARRKVFRVAKQAVIKAQQYAYIGRKQKKRNFRSLWITRINAAARINGMSYSRFMNGLLKAGITLDRKVLADIAVHDAAGFAALAEKAKGALAA, translated from the coding sequence ATGGCACGAGTAAAGCGTGGTGTGCAGGCGCGCCGCCGCCACAAGAAAATCCTGACCCTGGCCAAGGGCTACTACAACGCCCGCCGCAAGGTCTTCCGCGTTGCCAAGCAGGCCGTCATCAAGGCCCAGCAGTACGCCTACATCGGTCGTAAGCAGAAGAAGCGCAACTTCCGTTCGCTGTGGATCACCCGCATCAACGCGGCTGCCCGCATCAACGGCATGAGCTACAGCCGTTTCATGAACGGCCTGCTGAAGGCTGGCATCACCCTGGACCGCAAGGTGCTGGCCGACATCGCCGTGCACGACGCGGCCGGTTTTGCCGCGCTGGCTGAAAAGGCCAAGGGCGCACTGGCAGCATAA
- a CDS encoding phenylalanine--tRNA ligase subunit alpha: protein MSDIQSLTAQALAEVAAAQTPEALEALRVALLGKSGSITAQLKQLGGLPAEERKAAGEAINRARDALSTALTERKAVLEDAALDARLAAEAIDITLPGRRGERGGLHPVTRTLERITEIFGRLGYELSEGPEIEDDWHNFEALNFPPHHPARAMHDTFYFGDGRLLRTHTSGVQVRYMGDHAPPLRMIAAGKVYRSDSDQTHSPMFHQVEGLLVDEHSTFADLKGTLSEFVRAFFERDFEMRFRPSYFPFVEPGAEVDIAWQQADGSTRWLEVLGCGMVHPNVLRNCGIDPERYTGFAFGLGVERFAMLRYGVNDLRAFFENDVRFLRQFA, encoded by the coding sequence ATGAGCGACATCCAATCCCTGACTGCGCAGGCGCTGGCCGAAGTGGCCGCCGCGCAGACTCCCGAAGCGCTGGAAGCCCTGCGCGTGGCCCTGCTGGGCAAGAGCGGCAGCATCACTGCCCAGCTCAAGCAGCTCGGCGGCCTACCCGCCGAAGAGCGCAAAGCCGCCGGCGAGGCGATCAACCGCGCCCGTGATGCGCTGAGCACCGCGCTGACCGAACGCAAGGCCGTGCTGGAAGACGCTGCGCTGGACGCGCGCCTGGCTGCCGAGGCGATCGACATCACCCTGCCGGGCCGGCGTGGCGAACGCGGTGGCCTGCATCCGGTCACGCGCACGCTGGAACGCATCACCGAGATCTTCGGCCGCCTGGGCTACGAGCTCAGCGAGGGTCCGGAAATCGAGGATGACTGGCACAACTTCGAGGCGCTGAACTTCCCGCCGCACCATCCGGCGCGCGCCATGCACGACACCTTCTACTTCGGCGATGGCCGCCTGCTGCGCACGCACACCTCCGGCGTGCAGGTGCGCTACATGGGCGATCACGCGCCGCCGCTGCGCATGATCGCCGCCGGCAAGGTGTACCGCTCGGACTCCGACCAGACCCACTCGCCGATGTTCCACCAGGTCGAGGGCCTGCTGGTCGACGAGCATTCCACCTTCGCCGACCTCAAGGGCACGCTGAGCGAATTCGTGCGCGCGTTCTTCGAGCGCGATTTCGAGATGCGCTTCCGTCCCAGCTACTTCCCGTTCGTGGAGCCGGGCGCGGAAGTGGACATCGCCTGGCAGCAGGCCGATGGCAGCACCCGCTGGCTGGAAGTGCTGGGCTGCGGCATGGTGCACCCGAACGTGCTGCGCAATTGCGGCATCGATCCGGAGCGCTACACCGGCTTTGCCTTCGGCCTGGGCGTGGAGCGTTTCGCGATGCTGCGTTATGGCGTCAACGACCTGCGGGCGTTCTTCGAGAACGACGTGCGCTTCCTGCGCCAGTTCGCCTGA
- the pheT gene encoding phenylalanine--tRNA ligase subunit beta translates to MKFSENWLRSHVPTSASRDELSAVLTAIGLEVEEVTALGEGLQHVVVARIVEAVRHPEADRLQVCKVDAGQGELLQIVCGAPNARAGLVAPLAMVGAQIGELKIKPAKLRGVESNGMLCSARELGLDSDASGLFELPDDAPVGQTLVEYLGLPDASIEIKLTPNRADCFSLRGIAFDVAAACASEVVPFAAEPVPASGSRELQVALDAGAEAPRYLGRVIEGINPAARTPLWMAERLRRSGVRPVSLLVDITQYVMLELGQPMHAYDLGTLQGSIGVRRSRAGEVLKLLDGRDATLDDSFLVITDADRPVGLAGLMGGFDTRVTDATTSVFLEAAHFAPAAIMGRGRKLGLHTDAGHRFERGVDPELPRLAIEYATRLVLDLAGGSACPVTEAVRSDDLPKAASIALRRARIRRVLGIKIADADVERILRALGMGVTATGEGWQVTAPSRRFDIAIEEDLIEELARIHGYDRIPTTLPGGASRIAMPSETRLDEASARRQLVARDMLETINFAFVDAGLLKQWGLDGAQVPLANPLSAELAVMRPQLLPGLVAALGRNAARQAGRVRLFELGRVFHPQAGEGKPAPVETLRVAAAVCGDADALQWGTTTRKVDFHDLKGDLESLAAASGAALEFRPSQRSFGHPARSADVWRDGACIGWIGQLHPRLARALDIDVDVIAFELDVEPLLARQVPRAGELSRFPSVRRDLAFLVPDEVTWAALAATIRTAVGPLLRDVVLFDRYVGQGVDPGFKSLAMGLILQDKSRTLTDRDVDAVVADVVAAIEREHRARIRG, encoded by the coding sequence ATGAAATTCTCTGAAAACTGGCTGCGCAGCCACGTTCCCACCAGCGCCTCGCGTGACGAGCTCAGCGCGGTGCTGACCGCCATCGGCCTGGAAGTGGAAGAGGTGACTGCGCTGGGCGAAGGCCTGCAGCACGTGGTCGTGGCCCGCATCGTCGAGGCCGTGCGTCATCCCGAAGCTGATCGCCTGCAGGTGTGCAAGGTCGACGCGGGGCAGGGCGAGCTGCTGCAGATCGTGTGCGGCGCGCCGAACGCGCGCGCGGGCTTGGTCGCGCCGCTGGCGATGGTCGGGGCGCAGATTGGCGAGCTGAAGATCAAGCCGGCCAAGCTGCGTGGCGTCGAATCCAACGGCATGCTGTGCTCGGCCAGGGAACTGGGTCTGGACAGCGATGCCTCCGGCCTGTTCGAGCTGCCGGATGATGCGCCGGTCGGCCAGACGCTGGTCGAGTATCTGGGCCTGCCGGACGCCAGCATCGAGATCAAGCTCACGCCCAACCGCGCCGACTGCTTCAGCCTGCGCGGCATCGCCTTCGACGTGGCTGCTGCATGCGCCAGCGAAGTGGTGCCGTTCGCCGCCGAGCCGGTGCCGGCCAGCGGCAGCCGCGAACTGCAGGTGGCGCTGGACGCCGGTGCCGAAGCGCCGCGCTACCTTGGTCGCGTGATCGAGGGCATCAACCCGGCCGCGCGTACGCCGCTGTGGATGGCCGAGCGCCTGCGCCGCAGCGGCGTGCGTCCGGTGTCGCTGCTGGTGGACATTACCCAGTACGTGATGCTGGAACTCGGCCAGCCGATGCACGCGTATGACCTGGGCACGCTGCAGGGCTCGATCGGGGTGCGCCGTTCACGCGCCGGCGAGGTGCTCAAGCTGCTGGACGGTCGCGACGCCACGCTGGATGACAGCTTCCTGGTCATCACCGATGCCGACCGTCCGGTCGGCCTGGCCGGCCTGATGGGCGGCTTCGATACCCGTGTCACCGATGCCACCACCTCGGTGTTCCTGGAGGCGGCACACTTCGCCCCGGCCGCGATCATGGGCCGCGGCCGCAAGCTCGGCCTGCACACCGATGCCGGCCACCGCTTCGAGCGCGGCGTGGATCCGGAACTGCCGCGCCTGGCCATCGAATACGCTACCCGCCTGGTGCTGGACCTGGCCGGTGGCAGCGCCTGTCCGGTGACCGAGGCCGTGCGCAGTGACGATCTGCCCAAGGCCGCCAGCATCGCCCTGCGCCGCGCCCGCATCCGCCGCGTGCTGGGCATCAAGATTGCTGACGCCGACGTCGAGCGCATCCTGCGGGCGCTGGGCATGGGCGTGACCGCGACCGGCGAAGGCTGGCAGGTCACCGCGCCCAGCCGCCGTTTCGACATCGCCATCGAGGAAGACCTGATCGAGGAGCTGGCCCGTATCCACGGCTACGACCGGATCCCGACCACGCTGCCCGGCGGTGCCTCGCGCATCGCCATGCCGAGCGAGACCCGCCTGGACGAGGCGAGCGCGCGTCGCCAGCTGGTCGCGCGCGACATGCTGGAAACCATCAACTTCGCCTTCGTCGATGCCGGGCTGCTCAAGCAGTGGGGCCTGGACGGTGCGCAGGTGCCGCTGGCCAATCCGCTGTCGGCCGAACTGGCGGTGATGCGTCCGCAGCTGCTGCCGGGCCTGGTCGCCGCGCTGGGCCGCAATGCCGCCCGCCAGGCCGGCCGCGTGCGCCTGTTCGAACTGGGCCGCGTGTTCCATCCGCAGGCCGGCGAAGGCAAGCCGGCGCCGGTGGAAACGCTGCGCGTGGCCGCCGCGGTCTGCGGCGATGCCGACGCCCTGCAATGGGGCACGACGACCCGCAAGGTCGATTTCCATGACCTCAAGGGCGACCTGGAATCGCTCGCCGCCGCTTCGGGCGCCGCGCTGGAGTTCCGTCCGTCGCAGCGCTCGTTCGGCCATCCGGCCCGTTCGGCCGACGTCTGGCGCGATGGTGCCTGCATCGGCTGGATCGGCCAGCTGCATCCGCGCCTGGCCAGGGCGCTGGACATCGATGTGGACGTGATTGCCTTCGAACTGGATGTCGAGCCGCTGCTCGCGCGCCAGGTGCCGCGTGCCGGCGAGCTGTCGCGCTTCCCGTCCGTGCGCCGTGACCTGGCCTTCCTGGTGCCCGACGAGGTCACGTGGGCGGCGCTGGCTGCCACCATCCGCACTGCCGTCGGCCCGCTGCTGCGCGACGTGGTGCTGTTCGACCGCTACGTCGGACAGGGTGTCGATCCGGGGTTCAAGAGTCTCGCTATGGGCTTGATTTTGCAGGACAAGTCGCGCACTCTCACGGATCGCGACGTGGATGCCGTGGTTGCCGACGTGGTGGCTGCCATCGAGCGCGAACATCGCGCCCGGATCAGGGGCTGA
- a CDS encoding integration host factor subunit alpha → MALTKAEMADRLFDEVGLNKREAKEFVDAFFDVLRDALEQGRQVKLSGFGNFDLRRKNQRPGRNPKTGEEIPISARTVVTFRPGQKLKERVEAYAGSGQ, encoded by the coding sequence ATGGCGTTGACCAAGGCGGAGATGGCCGATCGTCTGTTCGACGAGGTCGGTCTGAACAAGCGCGAGGCGAAGGAATTCGTTGATGCATTCTTCGATGTCCTGCGCGACGCGCTTGAGCAGGGACGCCAGGTGAAGCTCTCCGGTTTCGGCAACTTCGACCTGCGGCGCAAGAACCAGCGCCCGGGCCGCAACCCCAAGACCGGCGAGGAAATTCCGATTTCGGCCCGTACGGTGGTCACCTTCCGTCCGGGACAGAAGCTCAAGGAGCGGGTGGAGGCATATGCTGGATCCGGGCAGTAA
- a CDS encoding MerR family transcriptional regulator: protein MLDPGSNRELPPIPAKRYFTIGEVSELCDVKPHVLRYWETEFPSLEPAKRRGNRRYYQRHDVLMVRQIRGLLYEQGYTIGGARLRLEGEGGKQESALSNQIIKQVRMELEEVLQLLRR, encoded by the coding sequence ATGCTGGATCCGGGCAGTAACCGCGAACTTCCGCCGATTCCGGCCAAGCGCTACTTCACCATCGGTGAGGTCAGCGAGCTGTGCGACGTCAAGCCGCACGTGCTGCGTTACTGGGAGACCGAGTTTCCCAGCCTGGAACCGGCCAAGCGCCGTGGCAACCGTCGCTACTACCAGCGTCATGACGTGCTGATGGTGCGGCAGATCCGCGGCCTGCTGTACGAACAGGGCTACACCATCGGCGGTGCGCGCCTGCGCCTGGAAGGCGAGGGCGGCAAGCAGGAGTCGGCGCTGAGCAACCAGATCATCAAGCAGGTGCGGATGGAACTGGAAGAAGTGCTGCAACTGCTGCGTCGCTGA
- a CDS encoding TraB/GumN family protein produces the protein MLASTPFAQAAGDLAGTGDAVADTGPIKDLETLVVTGVQPGPGLWRVSHEGNVLWILGTVSPLPAKMEWESAEVEAVIADSQQVLLPPSVTMTADIGLFRSLALAPSALKAMRNADGATLADVLPPALHARWQVQKQRYLDGGKSIERKRPLFAAAELQAAAIKSAGLGGKPVVMPVVERAAKAAGITPTSTTLKLTLEDPKSAIREFRGGDIDDTPCLEKPLALVERDLPKLVVRANAWAVGDKDALRRLPYESAAETCMEVVTHSAFGRNRGYGDVRERGRHHWLSIAETALRKNRQTFALLPVDGLLAVDGYLSLLQERGYEIESP, from the coding sequence ATGCTGGCATCGACTCCGTTCGCGCAGGCCGCCGGGGATCTTGCCGGCACGGGCGACGCCGTAGCCGATACGGGCCCGATCAAGGACCTGGAGACGCTGGTGGTCACCGGCGTCCAGCCCGGTCCGGGGCTGTGGCGGGTGAGCCATGAAGGCAATGTGCTGTGGATCCTGGGCACGGTGTCGCCGTTGCCGGCGAAGATGGAGTGGGAGTCGGCCGAGGTGGAAGCCGTCATCGCCGATTCGCAGCAGGTGCTGCTCCCGCCCTCGGTGACGATGACAGCTGACATCGGGCTTTTCCGTTCGCTGGCTCTGGCGCCGTCTGCGCTGAAGGCGATGCGCAACGCCGATGGGGCTACGCTTGCGGACGTCCTGCCGCCGGCCCTGCATGCGCGCTGGCAGGTGCAGAAGCAGCGCTACCTCGATGGCGGGAAGTCGATCGAACGAAAGCGCCCGCTGTTTGCAGCGGCGGAACTGCAGGCGGCGGCGATCAAGTCCGCGGGGTTGGGCGGCAAGCCGGTGGTCATGCCCGTGGTGGAGCGTGCGGCCAAGGCGGCGGGGATCACGCCAACCAGCACCACGCTGAAACTGACGCTGGAAGATCCGAAGTCGGCCATCCGCGAATTCCGCGGTGGCGACATCGATGACACGCCCTGCCTGGAGAAGCCCCTTGCACTGGTGGAGCGTGACCTGCCAAAGCTCGTCGTGCGTGCCAACGCCTGGGCGGTCGGCGACAAGGACGCCTTGCGGCGGCTGCCATATGAAAGTGCAGCGGAAACCTGCATGGAGGTCGTCACGCACTCGGCGTTTGGCCGCAATCGCGGCTACGGCGACGTGCGGGAGCGGGGCCGGCACCACTGGCTGTCCATTGCCGAAACCGCACTGCGGAAGAACCGACAGACGTTTGCCTTGCTGCCTGTCGACGGGCTGCTGGCCGTTGACGGCTACCTGAGCTTGCTGCAGGAACGCGGCTACGAAATCGAGTCGCCGTAA
- the dxs gene encoding 1-deoxy-D-xylulose-5-phosphate synthase, with the protein MIDSDRYPRLSHIQTPDDLRGFDESELVAIAGELRAYLIESVGRSGGHFAAGLGVIELTVALHYLFNTPVDQLVWDVGHQTYPHKILTGRRDTIHTVKQKDGVAPFPKRDESEYDTFGVGHSSTSISAALGMAIAAQLQGDPRKVVAVIGDGAMTAGMAFEALAHAGGMDDEPNVLVILNDNNMSISEAVGGLTKMLGRATASRTLNALREGGKKILGDKRSSPPARFVKRWEEQWKGMFVPSTAFEQMGFHYTGPIDGHDLPLLLSTLKRLKDTKGPQLLHIMTTKGKGYEPAEGDQIGYHAVGPFDPSKGLPAKAGPKKPTYTDVFSDWLCDAAAAEPQLMGITPAMREGSGLVRFSREYPQRYFDVAIAEQHAVTLAAGMATRGAKPVVAIYSTFLQRAYDQLVHDVAIQNLDVLFAIDRAGVVGPDGATHAGNLDLSYLRCVPNMVIMAPADEAECRQMLTTGLRFQGPAAVRYPRGSGTGVAAGTDLSTLEIGKAQLRQSGSRIAVLAFGSTVAAAEEVGRELGLTVVNMRFIKPLDREMVLKLAQQHEGFVTVEDNVVAGGAGSGVSELLNAEAVTLPVLHLGLPDEFQHHASREDLLAEAGIDAAGIRAAILKRWPKLGATPSALSAAS; encoded by the coding sequence ATGATCGATTCCGACCGCTATCCCCGCCTTTCCCATATCCAGACGCCGGATGACCTGCGCGGATTCGATGAATCCGAACTCGTCGCCATCGCCGGGGAACTGCGCGCGTACCTGATCGAATCGGTCGGCCGCAGCGGCGGCCACTTCGCCGCCGGCCTGGGCGTGATCGAACTAACCGTCGCCCTGCACTACCTGTTCAACACGCCGGTCGACCAGCTGGTGTGGGACGTAGGCCACCAGACCTATCCGCACAAGATCCTGACCGGCCGCCGCGACACCATCCACACGGTCAAGCAGAAGGACGGTGTTGCGCCGTTCCCCAAGCGCGACGAAAGCGAGTACGACACCTTCGGCGTCGGCCATTCCTCCACGTCGATCTCCGCCGCGCTGGGCATGGCCATCGCCGCGCAGCTGCAGGGCGATCCGCGCAAGGTCGTGGCGGTGATCGGCGATGGCGCGATGACCGCCGGCATGGCGTTCGAGGCACTGGCCCACGCCGGCGGCATGGATGACGAGCCAAACGTGCTGGTCATCCTCAACGACAACAACATGTCGATCTCCGAGGCCGTGGGCGGGCTCACCAAGATGCTCGGCCGGGCCACCGCCAGCCGCACGCTCAACGCGCTGCGCGAGGGCGGGAAGAAGATCCTCGGCGACAAGCGCAGCAGTCCGCCTGCCCGCTTCGTCAAGCGCTGGGAGGAACAGTGGAAGGGCATGTTCGTGCCGTCCACCGCCTTCGAGCAGATGGGCTTCCACTACACCGGCCCGATCGACGGCCACGACCTGCCGCTGCTGCTGTCCACGCTCAAGCGCCTGAAGGACACCAAGGGCCCGCAACTGCTGCACATCATGACCACCAAGGGCAAGGGCTACGAGCCGGCCGAAGGTGACCAGATCGGCTACCACGCGGTTGGCCCGTTCGACCCGAGCAAGGGCCTGCCGGCCAAGGCCGGCCCGAAGAAGCCGACCTATACCGACGTCTTCAGCGACTGGCTGTGCGATGCCGCCGCGGCCGAGCCGCAGCTGATGGGCATCACCCCGGCGATGCGCGAGGGCTCGGGCCTGGTGCGCTTCAGCAGGGAATACCCGCAGCGCTACTTCGACGTCGCCATTGCCGAGCAGCACGCGGTGACGCTGGCCGCCGGCATGGCCACGCGTGGCGCCAAGCCGGTGGTGGCGATCTACTCCACCTTCCTGCAGCGCGCCTACGACCAGCTGGTGCACGACGTGGCGATCCAGAACCTGGACGTGCTGTTCGCGATCGACCGCGCCGGCGTGGTTGGCCCGGACGGCGCCACCCATGCCGGTAACCTCGACCTGAGCTACCTGCGCTGCGTGCCGAACATGGTGATCATGGCCCCGGCCGACGAGGCCGAATGCCGGCAGATGCTTACCACCGGCCTGCGCTTCCAGGGCCCGGCCGCCGTGCGCTATCCGCGCGGCTCGGGCACTGGCGTTGCCGCAGGCACCGACCTGTCCACGCTGGAAATCGGCAAGGCGCAGCTGCGCCAGTCAGGCAGCCGCATTGCCGTGCTGGCCTTCGGCAGTACCGTCGCCGCGGCTGAGGAAGTCGGCCGCGAGCTGGGCCTGACCGTGGTCAACATGCGCTTCATCAAGCCGCTTGATAGGGAGATGGTGCTGAAGCTTGCCCAGCAACACGAGGGCTTCGTCACCGTCGAGGACAATGTGGTGGCCGGCGGTGCCGGCTCGGGCGTGTCCGAACTGCTCAATGCCGAGGCGGTGACCCTGCCAGTGCTGCATCTGGGTCTGCCGGACGAATTCCAGCACCACGCCAGCCGCGAGGACCTGCTGGCCGAAGCCGGCATCGATGCCGCCGGCATCCGCGCCGCCATCCTCAAGCGCTGGCCCAAACTGGGCGCCACGCCGTCGGCACTGTCCGCCGCCAGCTGA
- a CDS encoding HNH endonuclease: METDTATLGLIETGAATAPAAEASASVTPLPSPGTVRLLSLDAHGRVLDWITWQDAACLYARDAVAWTLGDPCLHVRGGTCRVTGLRSGMDLHPIIAARGHARSRAIDPTPNLTNTALFARDAHLCLYCGQHFNRPQLTRDHVMPISKGGRDTWENVVSACFHCNSRKANRTPQQAGMPLLAVPYRPSWIEHLILSNRNILADQMAFLRAQLPRKPRPRLL, translated from the coding sequence ATGGAGACAGACACAGCCACGCTTGGTCTGATCGAAACCGGAGCCGCCACGGCCCCGGCCGCCGAAGCATCGGCTTCCGTTACTCCCCTTCCCTCTCCTGGCACGGTGCGGCTGCTGTCGCTCGATGCGCATGGGCGCGTGCTTGACTGGATCACCTGGCAGGACGCCGCCTGCCTTTATGCGCGTGATGCCGTGGCCTGGACGCTGGGTGATCCCTGCCTGCACGTGCGCGGCGGCACCTGCCGCGTCACCGGGCTGCGCAGCGGCATGGACCTGCACCCGATCATCGCCGCGCGCGGCCATGCACGTTCGCGCGCGATCGATCCCACGCCCAACCTGACCAACACCGCGCTGTTCGCGCGGGACGCGCACCTGTGCCTGTACTGCGGCCAGCACTTCAACCGCCCGCAGCTCACCCGCGACCACGTGATGCCGATTTCCAAGGGTGGCCGCGATACCTGGGAGAACGTGGTCAGCGCATGCTTCCACTGCAATTCACGCAAGGCCAACCGCACCCCGCAGCAGGCCGGCATGCCGCTGCTGGCGGTGCCCTACCGGCCGAGCTGGATCGAGCATCTGATCCTGTCCAACCGCAACATCCTGGCCGACCAGATGGCCTTCCTGCGCGCGCAACTACCGCGCAAGCCGCGCCCGCGACTGCTCTGA
- a CDS encoding acyl-CoA dehydrogenase C-terminal domain-containing protein, which yields MSSYKAPVSDLRFALHDVLKVESLFASLGFADATADVVDAVLEEAARFSGTVLSPLNSVGDEVGCVLDKATNEVTTAPGFRQAYEQFVEGGWTGLTSAPEFGGQGMPETLGMAVSEMLSGGNLAWSLFPLLSHGAVEALKHYGQDWQKEVFLKPLVEGRWTGTMCLTEPHAGTDLGLIKTRAEANDDGSYSITGTKIFITAGEHDLAENIVHLVLAKLPDAPPGPKGISLFVTPKFKVGQDGTMGERNALACGALEHKMGIHGSSTCVMNFDGAQGYLVGQPHKGLQAMFVMMNSARLGVGIQGLSQSERAYQGALAYARERLQSRSPKGAALPDKPADPIIMQPDVRRMLLTIKSLTEGARLLAAHAYTQLDAAQHAADAEARAKAETLVSFLTPITKACLTEWSIEATYNGMQCFGGHGYIREHGMEQLARDARILTLYEGTTGIQALDLIGRKTAMSQGAGLKLFLAEIEQFIGENTSNPAVAEFLPVLGAKAKEWGKLTMDVLQRAAANPEELGAASHDYLFYSGYVVLAYWWARSAAAAAASSQAESFKQAKLETARFYYARILPRTLAHAAGIAAGAESLMAMDNTRFGE from the coding sequence ATGAGCAGCTACAAAGCCCCCGTCTCCGACCTCCGCTTCGCCCTGCACGACGTGCTGAAGGTCGAGTCGCTGTTTGCCAGCCTCGGCTTTGCCGATGCCACCGCCGACGTGGTCGATGCCGTGCTGGAGGAAGCCGCGCGCTTTTCCGGCACCGTGCTGTCGCCGCTGAACAGCGTCGGCGATGAAGTGGGCTGCGTACTGGACAAGGCCACCAACGAGGTGACCACCGCACCGGGCTTCAGGCAGGCCTACGAACAGTTTGTCGAAGGCGGCTGGACCGGCCTGACCTCGGCGCCGGAATTCGGCGGCCAGGGCATGCCGGAAACCCTCGGCATGGCGGTCAGCGAGATGCTGTCCGGCGGCAACCTGGCCTGGTCGCTGTTCCCGCTGCTGTCGCACGGCGCGGTCGAGGCCCTCAAGCACTACGGCCAGGACTGGCAGAAGGAAGTCTTCCTCAAGCCGCTGGTGGAAGGCCGCTGGACCGGCACCATGTGCCTGACCGAGCCGCACGCCGGCACCGACCTGGGCCTGATCAAGACCCGTGCCGAAGCCAACGACGACGGCTCCTACTCGATCACCGGCACCAAGATCTTCATCACCGCCGGCGAGCACGACCTGGCCGAGAACATCGTCCACCTGGTGCTGGCCAAGCTGCCCGACGCCCCTCCGGGCCCGAAGGGCATCTCGCTGTTCGTGACCCCGAAGTTCAAGGTGGGTCAGGATGGCACCATGGGCGAGCGCAACGCGCTGGCCTGCGGCGCACTGGAGCACAAGATGGGCATCCACGGCAGTTCGACCTGCGTGATGAACTTCGACGGCGCCCAGGGCTACCTGGTCGGCCAGCCGCACAAGGGCCTGCAGGCGATGTTCGTGATGATGAACTCCGCCCGCCTGGGCGTGGGCATCCAGGGCCTGTCGCAGTCCGAGCGCGCCTACCAGGGCGCGTTGGCCTATGCGCGCGAGCGCCTGCAGTCGCGTTCGCCCAAGGGTGCCGCACTGCCGGACAAGCCGGCCGACCCGATCATCATGCAGCCGGACGTGCGCCGCATGCTGCTGACCATCAAGTCGCTGACCGAAGGTGCGCGCCTGCTGGCCGCGCACGCCTACACCCAGCTCGACGCTGCCCAGCACGCAGCCGATGCCGAAGCCCGCGCCAAGGCCGAGACCCTGGTCAGCTTCCTCACCCCGATCACCAAGGCCTGCCTTACCGAGTGGAGCATCGAAGCCACCTACAACGGCATGCAGTGCTTCGGTGGCCACGGCTACATCCGCGAGCACGGCATGGAGCAGCTGGCGCGCGACGCCCGCATCCTGACCCTGTACGAAGGCACCACCGGCATTCAGGCGCTGGACCTGATCGGCCGCAAGACCGCCATGTCCCAGGGCGCTGGCCTGAAGCTGTTCCTGGCCGAGATCGAGCAGTTCATCGGCGAGAACACCTCCAATCCGGCCGTGGCCGAGTTCCTGCCGGTGCTGGGCGCCAAGGCCAAGGAATGGGGCAAGCTGACCATGGACGTGCTGCAGCGCGCCGCCGCCAACCCGGAAGAACTGGGCGCTGCCAGCCACGACTACCTGTTCTACTCGGGCTACGTGGTGCTGGCCTACTGGTGGGCCCGCAGCGCCGCCGCGGCCGCGGCCTCCTCGCAGGCCGAGTCGTTCAAGCAGGCCAAGCTGGAGACCGCGCGCTTCTACTACGCACGCATCCTGCCGCGCACCCTGGCCCATGCCGCCGGCATCGCCGCCGGCGCCGAGTCGCTGATGGCCATGGACAACACCCGCTTCGGCGAGTAA